A region of the Acinetobacter defluvii genome:
CGATTATCGCTTTCGTGGGATGACGCAAACCTTGTCAGACCCTGCTGTGCAAGCAAGTTTTACTTTAGCACATAAGACAGGGGTATATTTTAGTGCCTTTGGTTCAAATGTGAATTTTGGTGTATCTGAACCACATTTAGAGCTTGACCCATCGGTAGGTGTTTTAATTCCTTTAAATATTTCAGATAACTTTAAATCGACTTTGGATATTGGGGCGGTGGTCTATAACTATCCAAGTGCAACAGAGGATTTTAACTGGACGGAAGGATATATCAAACTGACTATTGCGGATGTTGGGGTGAAAGGCAGCAGTTTACTGACCAATGTCAACTATACAGATGACTGGGCAGACGTGGGTGGTAAAAGCTGGAATGTAAATGTGGGATATTCTGCACCGATTGCAGATACAGGTTTTGGTGCTTTGGCAAATGTAGGCTATACCACCATGGATAAAGCAGTTTTAGCAGATGGCACAGATGATTATGTCGACTGGAAAGTGGCGGTGAATTACGCTTTTAAATCAGTACAAGGTCTAAGTGCCGAATTGGCTGCTGTCTGTACAAATATTGATACAGAGGGTTTAGACCATCAAACTGAACGAGGCTTGGAAACAGGTACAGTGTTTACTTTAACCAAAGCATTCTAAGAACAAAAAAATAAAAAACATCATAAAAATAAGTGGCAAATAAAAATATCTTCTCCATCCCTCTCTTGCACAAGAGGAGGGATTTTTTATTTTTTAATCTTAAAGTTACTTATTCTGTTTAAGCTTCTTGCTGACGATAAGACAATGCTTCACTTAAATGTGCAGTTTCAATATCAGCACTTTGAGATAAATCAGCAATACTACGTGCCACACGCAAAATCCGATGGTAGGCACGTGCGGATAAATTTAAACGTTGTTGTGCGATTTCCAACATATTTTTAGAGGCTGTATTGAGCTGGGCATGTGCTTCAAGTTGTTGTGGTGACAGACTTTGATTACTGACTCCTTGTCGTTGGATTTGAAAATGATACGCTTGTAAAACCCGTTCTCTGACAGTTGTTGAGTTTTCGACATTTCCTGTACTTTGTAACTCTTGTGCTTTTAAAGGCGGCACATCGATATGTAAATCAATACGGTCTAGTAATGGTCCTGAAATACGATTTTGATAACGCTTAATTGCTTCAGTTGAACATTGGCAACGACTGTCTTGATTAAACGCATAACCACATGGACAAGGATTCATGGCAGCAATCAGTTGAAAATCGGCAGGAAAGGTAATTTGTCGTGAAGCTCTAGAAATGACAATTTCTCTAGATTCCAAAGGTTGCCGTAACACCTCCAAAACCTTTCGGTCAAACTCAGGTATTTCCCTAATATAAAATAGAATTGTCAAAATATACATAGCATTCAGGTCGTAACAGTACCTAATAAATAATTAGAACGTTAGAAGGGATGAGGTCAATATTGTAGTCATAATATGCTTGTTTATAATCAAAGCAGAATTTAAAAGGGTTTGAATTTTAAGATACGAAATCAAATAACAGAGGACTTTTATAGCTTAGTAACATAGAAGCTCCAAGTAAAAGTCTCCTGTTATCTCAGCGCACATCAAATATGATCATTCTATATTAATTGTTGATTAAGAGATGCTTAAAGTTTTCATAGATCTGAGCAGCAACTTCATTGGCATCGACTTCCCATATATCTGCAAGCTCATTAATAACTGGTTGAACCTGAGCTGGTAGTAAAGGTGTACCTGTTTTCACGATAAAAGGACCATCAGTTTCAGTAAGGATCATATTTTTAGGTATATGTTTTACTAATTGTCTCCCTTTTTCTGTTTTCAACATTCGCTCATTTATTGAAAACCAGCATCCAGCTTTCAAGGCCTCTCTTAACTCAGAAAGGTTGCCTGTAAACCAATGTAGCACTGGTATACCATTATCAAAATTTTCACTTAGGAGTTCTATAACAGGCCGTGTTGCTCTAAGACTATGTATGGTTAAAATTTTAGGTGATTCGTTGTTGGCTTTTTTCAAAATATGTGAGAAAACCTTTTTTTGGATTTCCCAATGATTTCGAAAGTTAGGGGAGCCATCTAGCCCAATTTCACCAATATATCTAGTTTGATTAACTAATGAATCAAATAGCGCAAGTTCGTCATAACGTTCATGAGCTAGCTGCGGATGTAAACCCAATGCTGTTTTGATTCTTGAACTATGACGAGTTAGTTTATCAGTGCCAAACCACGCTTTAGGCGTTGTGGTTACTGATAATATATAGCTTTTAGAATCTCCACATGCTTTGGCTACAGCATGTGGGTCATCATATAAATCTAAATGGCAATGAAAATCAATGTAAGGGTAAATCAAATATTAACACCTAAAGATTGTGACTTTAAATAGTCTTCGACCTCTTTAAATCCTCGAACCACTGTGTCTAAAATTTGCCTTCTGATCTTTAAATCAGTAGGCAGTGCTCCTGACTTAGAGATCCAAATTTTAGGATTTTTTACCTTTTTCAATTTTCTAATAGCTAGAATCATTGACATAAGATCATCGCGATTGTCTGGATCCTTTATTACTAAACCCAAATCGTTATAAACATAATTTACTGTTTGATCAGGCATCGCGGCTGAATGGAACGAAGCTCTCCTTATTATACATGGAACGCATTTCCCGCACTGAATTCCAGTCCTTTTCCATTTACCACAAGACACCGTATCTTTAGCTATCTGCTCCAAAACTATAGTATTTGAGCAGTTTTTCATCATCTCTCCTTTAGTCATAAATTGGTAAGGATTATCTAGAATCACAGGTAAATGCACTCGATGAAACAATTCGTTTAATAAACTCATATAATGAGGATGCGTTGTTCTAGTGCTCAGTGAACCAATTCGACGCGGAGTAAGGGGTGGGTTAATTGAAATCAAACCATTTTCTGGAACGTATAAGGTCGTTAATTTGCCTGCTTGATAATGTTGGCTTATTGCGGTACTGATTAATGTACCGAAAGCAATAAAGTTAAAGCTCCTAGTACGCATTTGCACATCAGTTGGAATATCACCAGCCTTTCTTGGATATGCAATAACTTGAAATTTTGAATTTTTTAAGCCCAATAAATTATACAGATTATCTTGTTTAGATTTATCCCTAGCATAGGCATGACTAATTAGCACTGGATTAATTTTTTTTGAAGTTAAATCAATAATACCAATAGCACTATCTAAGCCACCTGAAAAAAGACATGCAGAGTCATGCCCAACCAAAGGTATTTTACGGCCGCGTTTGATCTTATCTGGCCAAACAAAATTCCCTGTCCTAAATTGAAAATGCCACAAGTCACCACTCAAAAAGTGCAAAATTTCTTTCAACAACTCAATTTGCGGAATCCATACACTTGGATTGATAAGAGGAATTGAAAGCTTAAACTCTCGACACCATCCATCCTCAGCTTGTTTATTTCTCTCAACAAATGTATCGGCTGCTGTAATAGCCATTGCTATAGTCAAGAAATCTAGTGCTGTTTCATCTAAATCCTCTTTAATCCTTTTTATTTCATTTAATAAAGGGCGACCAATACTTGCATATTCCCCATTTTGTGCAGGAGGACCATATAAATGCACAGGAATCAAACTGTCTGATAAAGCAGGTAGTTGAGTGGTGTCAGTATCAAAATATAGTTCAATCATTTAAGTGATCCTCCCATTCACCCCAAATATCTTGGATAGCATTTTTTTGTATTGTTTCAATGTCTTGTTTGTTAAGTGTATTGATGTTTTCTAAATGAGTTCCGAAATTCAAATCCACTGATGTCTTAATTAACTCCAATAAGCTTGATTCAATCATTTCTACTTTTTCTGGTGTATCCGCTTTATCGAATGCTGTTTTAGAATCTAAAATAATTTGTTCAAAAATACATTGGGTGAGATAGTTAATCATCATATCTACGATAATATCATCAGTAATTTTTGAAAAATCGAATGTGGAGAATCCATCTAAAGCCTCTGCTAAAGCTTCATTCATTGCCGCTCTAATACGTTCAGAATCTCCATTGACGTCAATAATAGAATCAATAATTTTATCTATTACGACATCTACAGGTTGACCTTGTAAATCTGAAATATTTAAAGAGTTAGTATCTGAGCCTGACTGTAGAGACCTTAAGGCATCAAATAAACTACCTCCAGCTCCTATCATAGAGCTAAATCTTCTAGCTCCGTTAGATTTACCGCCAGTGGCACTCTTTGCATAATGACCAAGGGCTTTTTTTAGGTCACTTGTATTCCCGCCCCCAGCTGAAGCAGCTTGTCCTAAGGCTGCTCTAAATCCTCTGAAACGTTGTTCTAATTGATTATTACCTGGTCCTTGACCATCACTATCTGCCCATGAAGGAACGAGCGGTGATGTACCATGTGGACCTTTACTTGATGTAGATGTTCCCATAATTTATCTCCCCCTTAACTTTTTGGAAACCAGCTTTCTTTTTTCATCATTAAATTAAACCACGGAGTTTTTTCAACCATGACTGTATTCATAAAACTTATAAACTGAGGTCTAGTCTCTTCAAGTTCCTTAGCTAATAAAAATGCTCCCATGAAGCCATTTGGCTTTGACTCCCAATTATTATGTTTACTTAGTTCACCTAAGATTAGATCCATCACTAATGTTTCTTCACCTACAGGTATATCACCTATAGCTTCTGGTGCTGCTTTAGAAGAAGTATTTCTAATTTTTAATAATGTATTAAAAGCAGTTTCACCATCACTAGATAACCCTTTTGATACAGTTCTTAAAGGCACGGTTTCTTTACTTAGATATACTAATGGTCTTAGGTTTACATTTTTGAATTTTGGTTCCAAGCCAAACCAGCTTAGTAAAAAATCATAATGATCTTCCCATTCCTTAGGAAGTTTTCCTTTAAAACCATCTATATCATTGGTTAATTCTTCTAACTCTTCTAAAATTTTAGGTTTACCATCTGAGGAACTGTTAATTAAATTGTATAGATATGAAATACTTTTTGAATTACAACATCTTTCAAATAATGCCATTTTGGTGATTAGACTAATATCAATTGGCATTTGCCTAGCACTAGCAATGATTTGACGCGTACTAATAACATTAAGCATTCTTTTTACAATTCTTGGATTACCCTCAATGTATTTATTCTCAGCTAGAAGATGCGCTATACGGTCAGAGACATAAAAATTAGTAGAGAGATTTTGTGTACTAACAGCATTTGCATCTAATAGGGCAAGAGCATCGTTAACCTTAATAGGATCATCTTTCCAAGATAGTCTTAGATTTGATTCAAGTCCTTTGCGAAGACTCTCCAATTTTTCTTGCTGGATTCCGTATATTGGATGGATTGATGCATATAACAAAAATAAGTAGGCACGTACTTCTCGAGTACTTATACGAGGTACTTTTACGGGAAATTGGATGAGTTTATCTAGATAATCAGTAATATGCCTTTCATCGATCCCATTAAAATGATCTTTGACAGCAAATCTAACCATTTCTTCGTCAGCAGCAATAACAAAAGCTGTATTCTTCATGAATAAAAATAGTCTTAAAGATTCAAGTGTCTCAATTGTCTGCTTTGGAAGACATCTGTCCAAATTATCAACAAAAACAATAACTTTTTTATTCAAAGATTCCAACAAATCCTCAAATTCATTTTTTAAAGCCGTAATCTCTTTTGGTGCTGAGCTTTTTTCCTCATTAAGAATATCTTTTAGGCTTTCTTTTCCTTTATTAATAGTATCAGTAATATTCTTTGCATCTTCTTCCCCAGCACTACCGCTGATTCCATTACCAATAGAGTCAATCGCTTTTGAAAGTAGACCAAATGTAGGAACACCAAAAGCTAAAGCAGTCCCTTCAGCAGCCCAACCTAAAGCTCGCAATTTATTAATTCTTTTTCCAATACTTAATGCTTTTTCATATAATTTTTCATCTTGTTTAACTAATTTAGAAATTTCAGTATTAATGACCTCTAATAGTGAAGCCCTAGCATCATCAAAACCTTGATATAACCAAGCATCAAATCTAATAATTACATAATCATCATGATTTTCAATATGTTCTAGATTGTTTTGAATTAGATTTAAGATTGTAGATTTACCAGTTCCCCATGACCCAAATACACCTATTGAAATAGGTAACATTTGAGGATTCTGAAGAACATTAATAATAATTTCTGATGCTTCAGAATAGTTTAACCTGAGTTCGATGAATATTATTAGTTTGCAATCAAATTTTTAAAAGTTGGTTTGCTAGTATTTAAACAATAGGCGACTACTGCCGACATAATATTCACCATAAAATTATTAACCGAACGATGACGTGAATGATCTATTTGATGCAAATTTTTTAATTGGTCATTCACTGTTTCTATCAAACCACGTCGTGATAATAATTGCTTTTCAAATAATGTTTGTGACTCTTTCTGCTTCATATTTTTTCGTGAAGGTGTTAATAATTTTAACCCTCTTGCGATTAAAGCATCTTTTTTTGTTTTACTTAAATATCCCTTATCACCAAGCAGGATACCTTTAAATTCTGAAGTAAGCTCCTCAAGTACTGCAACATCGTGAACATTGGCTGATGTGACTTTTAAATTAATAATCTCTCCTAAGTTGTTGATCACAAGATGTAATTTAAAACCGTAAAACCATCCTGTACTACTTTTTCCACGATTCGCAAGGTCTTTAAACACACGATGTCGTTTAATTCTAAGATTATGACAAACAACAAGCTTAGTTGAATCAATGATACAAATTCCTGTATCTGCTCCTTTAATTTGATTAAAGAAACAGCTAAGTGCTTGCAAGCAACGAGGCATAATTTCAACAAAACGGTTATAGCTAAGAAGTTTAGGGAAAGCAGATTTCCAAAAAGGAATGACCATATGACAATAAAAATATTTAAAGAATCTAAATCCAGATTGGTGGAATAAAATCACGATTGTCATGATTTCAGATAAGCTTAGGGCAGACTTCTGTAACCTTAAATTTTGATGTGGAATGAGAGATTTTTCTAAAGATTCATCAAATATTTTGCAAAAATCATCTA
Encoded here:
- a CDS encoding KAP family P-loop NTPase fold protein: MLPISIGVFGSWGTGKSTILNLIQNNLEHIENHDDYVIIRFDAWLYQGFDDARASLLEVINTEISKLVKQDEKLYEKALSIGKRINKLRALGWAAEGTALAFGVPTFGLLSKAIDSIGNGISGSAGEEDAKNITDTINKGKESLKDILNEEKSSAPKEITALKNEFEDLLESLNKKVIVFVDNLDRCLPKQTIETLESLRLFLFMKNTAFVIAADEEMVRFAVKDHFNGIDERHITDYLDKLIQFPVKVPRISTREVRAYLFLLYASIHPIYGIQQEKLESLRKGLESNLRLSWKDDPIKVNDALALLDANAVSTQNLSTNFYVSDRIAHLLAENKYIEGNPRIVKRMLNVISTRQIIASARQMPIDISLITKMALFERCCNSKSISYLYNLINSSSDGKPKILEELEELTNDIDGFKGKLPKEWEDHYDFLLSWFGLEPKFKNVNLRPLVYLSKETVPLRTVSKGLSSDGETAFNTLLKIRNTSSKAAPEAIGDIPVGEETLVMDLILGELSKHNNWESKPNGFMGAFLLAKELEETRPQFISFMNTVMVEKTPWFNLMMKKESWFPKS
- the qatC gene encoding Qat anti-phage system QueC-like protein QatC, whose protein sequence is MIELYFDTDTTQLPALSDSLIPVHLYGPPAQNGEYASIGRPLLNEIKRIKEDLDETALDFLTIAMAITAADTFVERNKQAEDGWCREFKLSIPLINPSVWIPQIELLKEILHFLSGDLWHFQFRTGNFVWPDKIKRGRKIPLVGHDSACLFSGGLDSAIGIIDLTSKKINPVLISHAYARDKSKQDNLYNLLGLKNSKFQVIAYPRKAGDIPTDVQMRTRSFNFIAFGTLISTAISQHYQAGKLTTLYVPENGLISINPPLTPRRIGSLSTRTTHPHYMSLLNELFHRVHLPVILDNPYQFMTKGEMMKNCSNTIVLEQIAKDTVSCGKWKRTGIQCGKCVPCIIRRASFHSAAMPDQTVNYVYNDLGLVIKDPDNRDDLMSMILAIRKLKKVKNPKIWISKSGALPTDLKIRRQILDTVVRGFKEVEDYLKSQSLGVNI
- the qatD gene encoding Qat anti-phage system TatD family nuclease QatD, whose amino-acid sequence is MIYPYIDFHCHLDLYDDPHAVAKACGDSKSYILSVTTTPKAWFGTDKLTRHSSRIKTALGLHPQLAHERYDELALFDSLVNQTRYIGEIGLDGSPNFRNHWEIQKKVFSHILKKANNESPKILTIHSLRATRPVIELLSENFDNGIPVLHWFTGNLSELREALKAGCWFSINERMLKTEKGRQLVKHIPKNMILTETDGPFIVKTGTPLLPAQVQPVINELADIWEVDANEVAAQIYENFKHLLINN
- a CDS encoding IS982 family transposase; its protein translation is MDHITELFCLLDDFCKIFDESLEKSLIPHQNLRLQKSALSLSEIMTIVILFHQSGFRFFKYFYCHMVIPFWKSAFPKLLSYNRFVEIMPRCLQALSCFFNQIKGADTGICIIDSTKLVVCHNLRIKRHRVFKDLANRGKSSTGWFYGFKLHLVINNLGEIINLKVTSANVHDVAVLEELTSEFKGILLGDKGYLSKTKKDALIARGLKLLTPSRKNMKQKESQTLFEKQLLSRRGLIETVNDQLKNLHQIDHSRHRSVNNFMVNIMSAVVAYCLNTSKPTFKNLIAN
- a CDS encoding TorF family putative porin; its protein translation is MQFTTKFLAFGMLALSTSMAMAEDTTLSKLGLSFAGNAAVTSDYRFRGMTQTLSDPAVQASFTLAHKTGVYFSAFGSNVNFGVSEPHLELDPSVGVLIPLNISDNFKSTLDIGAVVYNYPSATEDFNWTEGYIKLTIADVGVKGSSLLTNVNYTDDWADVGGKSWNVNVGYSAPIADTGFGALANVGYTTMDKAVLADGTDDYVDWKVAVNYAFKSVQGLSAELAAVCTNIDTEGLDHQTERGLETGTVFTLTKAF